The proteins below are encoded in one region of Aeromonas jandaei:
- the frdA gene encoding fumarate reductase (quinol) flavoprotein subunit — protein sequence MDIIKTDVAIIGAGGTGLRAAIAIAESQPDLDIALISKVYPMRSHTVAAEGGAAGVVRDDDSLENHFNDTVSGGDWLCEQDVVDYFVNNATKEMIQLEHWGCPWSRKPDGKANVRPFGGMKVPRTWFAADKSGFHILHTLFQTSVKYPSIKRFDEHFCLDLIVEDGRVQGVLTFDIQNGITRFIQAKSVILATGGAGRVYRYNTNGGIVTGDGMALAYRHGVPLRDMEFVQYHPTGLPGTGILMTEGCRGEGGVLLNKDGYRYLQDYGLGPETPIGQPKSKYMELGPRDRVSQAFWQEQQKGRVIQGPMGDVVHLDLRHLGEKYLKERLPFICELAKAYVNVDPAKEPIPVRPTAHYTMGGIETDNKCATRLAGLYAAGECASVGLHGANRLGSNSLSEIVVFGKLAGEQAGEFAKTQKHGNTEALVAKAEALVKQHLSLLDIDGTENPADIRNELGTSMEAGVGIYRTEELMQGTIDKINELKARYKKVKINDKSSVFNTDLLYAIELGYMLDVAEAMAHSAINRKESRGSHQRLDGYEERDDVNFLKHTLSFYNNGETPSIDYSDVKITKSQPAKRVYGSEGEKQDEAKKNG from the coding sequence GTGGATATTATCAAGACCGATGTAGCCATCATCGGTGCCGGCGGTACTGGCCTGCGCGCCGCTATCGCTATAGCCGAATCACAGCCAGACCTGGATATCGCCCTGATTTCCAAAGTCTATCCGATGCGTAGCCATACCGTGGCAGCCGAAGGTGGTGCCGCCGGTGTCGTTCGTGATGACGACTCCCTCGAAAACCACTTCAACGACACCGTCTCCGGTGGTGACTGGCTGTGTGAGCAGGATGTTGTCGATTACTTCGTCAACAATGCGACCAAAGAGATGATCCAGCTGGAGCACTGGGGTTGCCCCTGGAGCCGCAAGCCGGATGGCAAAGCCAACGTGCGCCCTTTTGGTGGCATGAAGGTTCCCCGTACCTGGTTCGCCGCTGACAAATCCGGTTTCCACATTCTGCACACCCTGTTCCAGACCTCCGTCAAATACCCGAGCATCAAGCGCTTCGACGAGCACTTCTGCCTCGACCTGATCGTGGAAGATGGTCGCGTGCAGGGCGTTCTGACCTTTGACATCCAGAACGGCATCACCCGCTTCATCCAGGCCAAATCAGTGATTCTGGCAACTGGTGGTGCTGGTCGTGTTTACCGTTACAACACCAACGGCGGCATCGTCACCGGTGACGGCATGGCGCTGGCCTATCGTCACGGCGTACCGCTGCGTGACATGGAATTCGTTCAGTATCACCCGACCGGTCTGCCGGGTACCGGCATCCTGATGACCGAAGGTTGTCGTGGTGAGGGTGGCGTCCTGCTCAACAAGGATGGCTACCGCTACCTGCAAGACTACGGCTTGGGCCCGGAAACTCCGATCGGCCAGCCGAAGAGCAAATACATGGAACTGGGTCCGCGCGACCGCGTTTCCCAGGCATTCTGGCAAGAGCAGCAGAAAGGCCGCGTGATCCAGGGCCCGATGGGCGATGTGGTTCACCTCGACCTGCGTCACCTCGGCGAAAAGTACCTGAAAGAGCGCCTGCCGTTCATCTGCGAACTGGCCAAAGCCTACGTCAACGTCGATCCGGCCAAAGAGCCCATCCCGGTACGTCCGACAGCCCACTACACCATGGGTGGTATCGAGACTGACAACAAGTGTGCCACCCGTCTGGCCGGCCTCTACGCCGCTGGCGAATGTGCCTCCGTTGGTCTGCACGGCGCCAACCGTCTGGGTTCCAACTCCCTGTCCGAGATCGTGGTATTCGGCAAGCTGGCTGGTGAACAGGCCGGTGAATTCGCCAAGACCCAGAAGCATGGCAATACCGAAGCGCTGGTCGCCAAGGCCGAGGCTCTGGTCAAGCAGCACCTCTCCCTGCTCGACATCGATGGCACCGAAAACCCGGCAGACATCCGCAACGAACTGGGCACCTCCATGGAGGCCGGTGTCGGTATCTACCGTACCGAAGAGCTGATGCAGGGCACCATCGACAAGATCAACGAGCTGAAAGCCCGTTACAAAAAGGTCAAGATCAACGACAAGTCCTCTGTCTTCAACACCGATCTGCTGTACGCCATCGAACTGGGCTACATGCTGGACGTGGCGGAAGCCATGGCTCACTCCGCCATCAATCGTAAAGAGTCCCGCGGTTCCCACCAGCGTCTGGATGGTTACGAAGAGCGTGATGACGTGAACTTCCTCAAGCACACGCTCTCGTTCTACAACAATGGCGAAACGCCCTCCATCGATTACTCCGATGTGAAGATCACTAAGTCCCAGCCGGCAAAACGCGTGTACGGCTCCGAGGGTGAGAAACAAGACGAGGCTAAGAAGAATGGCTGA
- a CDS encoding fumarate reductase, protein MNNTESKRKPYVREMKKDWWLKNAFYTGYMIREGTSIFVSIYAVVLMWGLMRLVQGQEAFNGWLESLQSPIAILFHVIALAACLFHAKTWFALAPKAMRIFRGEDLVPEKPIVIAQYVALAVVSLLVLIIVA, encoded by the coding sequence ATGAACAACACTGAAAGCAAACGTAAACCTTACGTCCGCGAAATGAAGAAAGACTGGTGGCTGAAGAACGCCTTCTACACCGGTTACATGATCCGCGAAGGCACCAGTATCTTCGTCTCCATCTACGCTGTTGTGCTGATGTGGGGTCTGATGCGTCTGGTACAGGGTCAGGAAGCGTTCAACGGCTGGCTGGAATCCCTGCAAAGCCCGATCGCCATCCTGTTCCACGTGATTGCGCTGGCAGCCTGCCTGTTCCACGCCAAGACCTGGTTCGCACTGGCGCCGAAAGCCATGCGTATCTTCCGTGGTGAAGACCTGGTGCCGGAGAAACCGATCGTCATCGCCCAGTATGTGGCGCTGGCTGTGGTATCCCTGCTTGTCCTGATCATCGTGGCCTGA
- the frdD gene encoding fumarate reductase subunit FrdD: MRRSDEPIYWGLFGAGGMVVAMLLPVIVLITGLLVPMGIMDVETMSYERVLEFASSWWGACILLVIIALPIWHGMHRIYHGLHDLGIHTTKLHHYVFYGFAFLVSAITVGLLMVLVLQ; this comes from the coding sequence ATGAGACGTTCTGACGAGCCAATTTACTGGGGTCTGTTTGGTGCAGGTGGCATGGTCGTTGCCATGCTGCTGCCGGTCATTGTCCTCATCACCGGTCTGCTGGTACCCATGGGTATCATGGACGTAGAGACCATGAGCTACGAGCGCGTGCTCGAATTCGCCAGCTCCTGGTGGGGTGCCTGCATCCTGCTGGTGATCATCGCCCTGCCGATCTGGCACGGCATGCACCGTATCTACCACGGTCTGCATGATCTGGGGATCCACACCACCAAGCTGCACCACTATGTGTTCTATGGCTTTGCCTTCCTGGTATCCGCCATTACCGTTGGTCTGCTGATGGTGCTGGTCCTCCAGTAA
- a CDS encoding nucleoside recognition domain-containing protein, which translates to MSDKNRPVTIGCYLALAFAVVFFSGLLQSNQWYGVFDFTTLNGSFGTMVQSVSENGDGIKTAMTDMRGKGGNGARDGFLFALTLIPTVMFALGMINVLEHYGALDAARKLLTPLLRPLMGIPGNTGLALIASLQSTDAGAAMTRQLKDEGLITKRETDVFTMFQFSAGATIVNFFSSGAVLFTLTLADGTQAVSSSIGLAVAVMFVFKFIGANLFRVYLNLTEGKSADNSKRDQTLTTQEQAK; encoded by the coding sequence ATGAGCGATAAAAACCGTCCGGTGACGATCGGCTGTTATCTGGCACTGGCCTTTGCTGTTGTCTTCTTCTCCGGGCTACTGCAGTCCAACCAGTGGTACGGGGTATTTGACTTCACCACGCTGAACGGTTCGTTCGGCACCATGGTGCAGAGCGTCAGCGAGAACGGGGATGGCATCAAAACAGCCATGACCGACATGCGTGGCAAGGGAGGCAACGGCGCTCGTGATGGCTTCCTGTTCGCCCTGACCCTGATCCCCACCGTGATGTTTGCCCTCGGCATGATCAATGTGCTGGAGCACTACGGCGCACTGGATGCCGCCCGCAAGCTGCTGACTCCGCTGCTACGCCCGCTGATGGGGATCCCGGGCAACACCGGTCTCGCCCTTATCGCCTCACTGCAGAGTACCGATGCGGGTGCCGCCATGACTCGCCAGCTCAAAGATGAAGGGCTCATCACCAAGCGCGAGACCGACGTGTTCACCATGTTCCAGTTCTCCGCTGGCGCCACCATAGTCAACTTCTTCTCCTCTGGTGCCGTGCTCTTCACCCTGACCCTGGCTGACGGCACCCAGGCAGTCAGCTCCTCCATCGGGCTGGCAGTCGCCGTAATGTTCGTCTTCAAGTTCATTGGAGCCAACCTGTTCCGGGTCTATCTCAACCTCACCGAAGGCAAGAGTGCCGACAACAGCAAACGCGATCAGACCCTTACCACCCAGGAGCAAGCCAAATGA
- a CDS encoding YjiG family protein yields MSQANVKKPIVTDIFVEGAKKGWVIATTSTVPNVLMAFVIIKALQITGALDAMGAIFSPVMAIFGLPGEAAAVLIGAWMSMGGAVGVVITLFDQGILNGTHIAILAPAIYLMGSQVQYMGRILGCIGTEGRYIPVMIAISVLNAFGAMLVMNIIL; encoded by the coding sequence ATGAGCCAGGCCAACGTCAAGAAACCCATCGTCACCGATATCTTCGTCGAAGGGGCCAAGAAGGGATGGGTCATCGCCACCACCTCCACCGTTCCCAACGTGCTGATGGCCTTCGTCATCATCAAGGCGCTGCAGATCACCGGCGCGCTGGACGCCATGGGCGCCATCTTCTCCCCCGTCATGGCCATCTTCGGCCTGCCCGGTGAAGCGGCAGCCGTGCTGATCGGCGCCTGGATGTCGATGGGTGGTGCAGTCGGTGTGGTCATCACCCTGTTCGATCAGGGGATCCTCAACGGCACTCACATCGCCATTCTGGCGCCAGCCATCTACCTGATGGGTTCACAGGTGCAGTACATGGGCCGTATCCTCGGCTGCATCGGCACCGAAGGGCGCTATATCCCGGTCATGATCGCCATCTCGGTACTCAACGCCTTTGGCGCCATGCTGGTAATGAACATCATCCTCTGA
- a CDS encoding M20 family metallopeptidase, with amino-acid sequence MTFSLDQYLAELAPLINLDCGSLHQPGIAAVADLMAAKFEAMGGWQIKRVDCGIAGVGLEIRNQPQAERIDIMLIGHMDTVFPVGTAAARPMSLDGERAYGPGVSDMKSGLLNIVYALRALPREVRDRLSICVCMNPDEEIGSLHSSDWLAAVAKQAKQVLVAEAARADGTLVKARKGMARYRIDFTGKAAHAGNEPQKGRSAITELGHWILAINALTNFESGTTLNIGIVEGGNGANIVPAHASAVVDVRFWDNQEYSQVNDHLLTLVERPHLEGVTIKLTREAHKPAMVPSEGTQALMQLVEECGAELGLPIRWQEVGGGSDANLTAALGIPTLDGLGPIGAGFHSDEEYLDLASIGPRIELLVKVLTRIAA; translated from the coding sequence ATGACTTTTTCTTTGGATCAATATCTGGCCGAGCTGGCCCCCCTGATCAATCTGGATTGCGGCTCTCTGCACCAGCCGGGCATTGCGGCAGTGGCCGACCTGATGGCCGCCAAATTCGAGGCGATGGGCGGCTGGCAGATCAAGCGGGTCGATTGCGGCATCGCCGGGGTCGGGCTGGAGATCCGCAACCAGCCGCAGGCCGAGCGGATCGACATCATGCTGATCGGTCATATGGATACCGTCTTCCCGGTCGGCACCGCCGCCGCCCGCCCGATGAGTCTCGATGGCGAGCGCGCCTACGGCCCCGGCGTCTCCGATATGAAATCCGGCCTGCTCAACATCGTCTATGCCCTGCGTGCACTGCCCCGCGAGGTGCGCGATCGCCTGAGCATCTGCGTCTGCATGAACCCGGATGAGGAGATCGGCTCCCTCCACTCCAGCGACTGGCTGGCTGCAGTGGCCAAACAGGCGAAGCAGGTGCTGGTGGCCGAAGCGGCCCGTGCCGATGGCACGCTGGTCAAGGCTCGCAAGGGAATGGCACGCTATCGCATCGACTTCACCGGCAAGGCGGCTCACGCCGGCAACGAGCCGCAGAAGGGGCGCAGCGCCATCACCGAGCTGGGTCACTGGATCCTCGCCATCAATGCCCTGACCAACTTCGAGAGCGGCACCACTCTCAACATCGGTATCGTCGAGGGGGGCAACGGTGCCAACATAGTGCCGGCCCACGCCAGCGCGGTGGTGGATGTCCGTTTCTGGGACAATCAGGAGTACAGCCAGGTCAACGATCATCTGTTGACCCTGGTCGAGCGGCCTCATCTGGAAGGGGTCACCATCAAGCTGACCCGCGAGGCGCATAAACCGGCAATGGTACCGTCAGAGGGCACTCAGGCACTGATGCAGCTGGTGGAGGAGTGCGGCGCCGAACTGGGGCTGCCCATTCGCTGGCAAGAGGTAGGGGGCGGCTCCGATGCCAACCTCACTGCCGCCCTCGGCATTCCGACGCTGGATGGTCTGGGCCCTATCGGTGCTGGTTTCCACAGTGACGAGGAGTATCTCGATCTGGCCAGCATTGGCCCACGCATCGAACTGCTGGTGAAGGTACTGACCCGCATCGCGGCCTGA
- a CDS encoding substrate-binding periplasmic protein: protein MRRTRLPLAGLGLAMLIPASLASAAEKPVQICLGEGNEWAPFTYWERKDGVPDTSRLTGSATTLVLDAIKKNGLSYQIRYLPWARVQQELADYHQNGLCELTWDASYKPERAEFAFYSVPLYYTHLGFFYLKRRYPEAPDLQTVNSSRVCGVIGYNYAPYGLSQDPRRVKQLQQALDMMGRDRCDFLPSEIEPLVGGLTLGIYQSEPGLLNLALPSRKGFYLLVSKGSPRAYELVTRLNQTLVAFQEQGHAEEVMRRFLPPME, encoded by the coding sequence ATGAGACGAACCCGATTGCCGCTGGCAGGGCTGGGCCTTGCCATGCTGATACCGGCGAGCTTGGCCAGCGCGGCAGAGAAGCCGGTACAGATCTGTCTGGGGGAGGGGAATGAGTGGGCCCCCTTTACTTACTGGGAGCGCAAGGATGGGGTGCCCGATACCAGCCGGCTGACCGGCTCGGCCACCACGCTGGTGCTCGATGCCATCAAGAAAAATGGCTTGTCCTACCAGATCCGCTATCTGCCCTGGGCGCGGGTGCAACAGGAGCTGGCGGATTATCACCAGAATGGCCTGTGCGAGCTGACCTGGGATGCCAGTTACAAGCCGGAGCGTGCCGAGTTCGCCTTCTACAGCGTGCCGCTCTACTACACCCATCTCGGTTTCTTCTATCTCAAGCGCCGCTATCCTGAAGCGCCCGATCTGCAGACGGTCAACAGCTCACGGGTATGCGGCGTGATTGGCTATAACTATGCCCCCTATGGGCTCTCGCAGGATCCACGCCGGGTCAAGCAGCTGCAACAGGCGCTCGACATGATGGGGCGGGATCGCTGTGACTTCCTGCCAAGCGAGATTGAGCCGCTGGTTGGCGGGTTAACCCTGGGCATCTACCAGAGCGAACCCGGTCTGCTCAATCTCGCCCTGCCAAGTCGCAAGGGATTCTATCTGCTGGTCAGCAAGGGATCGCCTCGTGCCTACGAGCTGGTTACCCGCCTGAATCAGACGTTGGTGGCATTTCAGGAGCAGGGTCATGCGGAGGAGGTGATGCGCCGCTTCCTGCCGCCGATGGAGTAA
- a CDS encoding winged helix-turn-helix domain-containing protein, producing the protein MSIPHLSLQDARHLQLAAQGLLVPRRGKAAPADLLATIRRMALLQIDTISVVARSPYLVLFSRLGHYDPRWLEQLLAAGEIFEYWAHEACFVPREDYRLLRHRMLDPAAMGWKFSANWLATHQQEIGQLIERIRHHGPVRAADFERKEGKGNGWWDWKPEKRHLEVLFTTGQLMVRERRNFQRVYDLAERVLPEWSDQRDLPSIEQAQRDMVRASCRALGLVKTGWVADYYRLRRGKYDALLHQLADEGKLLPVRVEGWQHGAFVHASLADELARAQAGSLKATHTAALSPFDPLVWDRKRASELFNFDYRIECYTPAPKRQYGYFVLPLLHRGKLVGRMDAKAHRQQGIFEIKSLYLEAGVRVTRQLAQDLAKALQKLAEWHQTPALHYGAIPAPLLAMWQSGVAQGGEVAALD; encoded by the coding sequence ATGTCTATTCCCCATTTATCGCTACAGGATGCCCGTCATTTACAGCTGGCGGCGCAGGGGTTGCTGGTGCCGCGCCGCGGCAAGGCTGCCCCGGCCGATCTGCTGGCGACCATCCGCCGCATGGCGCTGCTGCAGATAGACACCATCTCGGTGGTGGCCCGCAGCCCCTATCTGGTGCTCTTTAGCCGCCTCGGCCACTATGATCCGCGCTGGCTGGAGCAGTTGCTGGCCGCGGGCGAGATCTTCGAATATTGGGCCCACGAGGCCTGTTTCGTGCCCCGCGAGGATTACCGGCTGTTGCGCCACCGGATGCTCGACCCTGCCGCCATGGGCTGGAAGTTTTCGGCCAACTGGCTCGCTACCCATCAGCAGGAGATTGGCCAGCTTATCGAGCGCATTCGCCACCATGGCCCGGTACGGGCGGCCGATTTTGAGCGCAAAGAGGGGAAGGGCAATGGCTGGTGGGACTGGAAGCCGGAGAAGCGCCATTTGGAGGTGCTCTTTACCACCGGTCAGCTGATGGTGCGGGAGCGGCGCAACTTTCAGCGGGTCTATGACCTGGCCGAGCGGGTGCTCCCCGAGTGGAGCGACCAGCGGGATCTGCCGAGCATCGAGCAGGCGCAGCGGGATATGGTGCGCGCCAGCTGCCGGGCGCTGGGGCTGGTCAAAACTGGCTGGGTGGCGGATTACTACCGGCTGCGGCGTGGCAAATATGACGCCTTGCTCCATCAACTGGCGGACGAGGGGAAGTTGTTGCCGGTACGGGTGGAAGGATGGCAGCACGGCGCTTTCGTGCACGCCTCGTTGGCCGATGAGCTGGCAAGGGCGCAGGCGGGTAGCCTCAAGGCGACCCACACTGCGGCTCTTTCGCCGTTCGACCCGCTGGTATGGGATCGCAAGCGAGCCAGTGAGTTGTTCAACTTCGACTATCGCATCGAGTGCTACACCCCGGCGCCCAAGCGTCAGTACGGCTACTTCGTGTTGCCGCTGCTGCATCGTGGCAAGCTGGTGGGCCGGATGGATGCCAAGGCCCATCGCCAGCAGGGGATCTTCGAAATCAAGAGCCTCTATCTGGAAGCCGGGGTGAGAGTGACCCGCCAGCTTGCGCAGGATCTGGCGAAGGCTCTGCAAAAGTTGGCCGAGTGGCACCAGACGCCGGCGCTGCACTATGGCGCCATTCCGGCGCCCTTGCTGGCCATGTGGCAATCCGGTGTTGCGCAAGGCGGTGAGGTAGCGGCACTGGACTAA
- a CDS encoding TetR/AcrR family transcriptional regulator: MARPSAEQRKEMIIGAVLALFREKGMAASSTRDVAERTGLARSHVYHYFKDWKELCLCAVERFTSQEIAEQREWLLPLPAREALPLFVRDNLPTSQDASWAIYLDAWNESLRDPVFAESYRKTIQAWREVLEQILQKGIDSGDFMAADTGRLARQITSLINGYADDLILEPTPETVEATYQEIMAVVNRLVLPNNPA, from the coding sequence ATGGCACGCCCATCAGCAGAACAGCGCAAAGAGATGATCATCGGGGCCGTACTGGCCCTGTTTCGGGAGAAGGGGATGGCCGCCTCTTCTACCCGTGATGTGGCCGAGCGCACCGGTCTGGCGCGCAGCCACGTCTACCACTACTTCAAGGATTGGAAAGAGCTCTGTCTCTGCGCCGTGGAGCGCTTCACCAGTCAGGAGATAGCCGAGCAGCGGGAGTGGCTGTTGCCGCTGCCGGCCCGCGAAGCGTTGCCACTGTTCGTGCGGGACAACCTGCCGACCAGTCAGGATGCCTCCTGGGCCATCTATCTCGATGCATGGAACGAGTCGCTACGCGACCCGGTATTTGCCGAGAGTTACCGCAAGACCATTCAGGCATGGCGCGAGGTGCTGGAGCAGATCCTGCAAAAGGGGATCGACAGCGGCGACTTCATGGCCGCTGATACCGGACGACTGGCGCGCCAGATCACCTCCCTCATCAACGGCTATGCCGATGACCTCATTCTGGAGCCAACCCCCGAGACGGTAGAAGCCACCTATCAGGAGATCATGGCGGTGGTGAACCGGCTGGTACTGCCAAACAACCCGGCATAA
- a CDS encoding ABC transporter six-transmembrane domain-containing protein, producing MTTPTTSAASCNEQATPLPHSAGRSLGAIARANPLKLAGTFSLVALENILLVAYPLFAGFAIDAIVKGEWWQASSYALIVLLFWLIGALRRAVDTRTFTHIYAALAVPVILAQRQQQEGQSTIVARVTLAREFVDFFEKHIPILATSLVSIMGAAIMLTVIEFWVGIACMGVLLLFGLLLPGFSRKNQLLHERLNDRLEHEVKLVTHAEQIRLARHYRTLAWIRIRVSDREALAFLAVGVSAALLFLLAITMLMAQPQVSAGHVYAVMTYLWNFVSSLDEGPGLADQLARLRDIGRRVNTAQPASNTEQAI from the coding sequence ATGACAACACCAACCACTTCGGCAGCCAGTTGCAACGAGCAGGCCACGCCGTTGCCACACTCGGCCGGTCGTTCGCTGGGTGCGATTGCACGGGCCAATCCCCTCAAGCTGGCGGGCACCTTCTCACTGGTCGCCCTCGAAAACATCCTGCTGGTGGCTTATCCCCTGTTCGCCGGCTTTGCCATCGACGCCATCGTCAAGGGAGAGTGGTGGCAAGCCTCGAGCTATGCCCTCATCGTGCTGCTGTTCTGGCTCATCGGCGCCCTGCGCCGGGCGGTCGATACCCGCACCTTTACCCATATCTATGCAGCGCTGGCGGTGCCGGTGATCCTGGCCCAGCGTCAGCAGCAGGAGGGGCAATCCACCATAGTGGCGCGGGTCACCCTGGCACGGGAGTTTGTCGACTTCTTCGAGAAACATATCCCGATCCTGGCCACCAGCCTGGTCTCCATCATGGGTGCCGCCATCATGCTGACGGTGATCGAGTTCTGGGTCGGTATCGCCTGTATGGGGGTTCTGCTGCTGTTCGGTCTGTTGCTGCCCGGTTTTTCACGCAAGAACCAGCTGCTGCATGAGCGCCTCAACGACCGGCTGGAGCACGAGGTCAAGCTGGTGACGCATGCCGAGCAAATCAGGCTGGCCCGTCACTACCGTACCCTCGCATGGATCCGTATCCGGGTATCGGATCGGGAGGCGCTCGCCTTTCTGGCGGTCGGCGTCAGCGCGGCCCTGCTCTTTTTGCTCGCCATCACCATGCTGATGGCCCAACCCCAGGTCTCCGCAGGCCATGTCTATGCTGTGATGACCTACCTCTGGAATTTTGTCAGCAGCCTGGATGAAGGGCCCGGTCTTGCCGACCAGCTCGCCCGGCTGCGGGATATCGGACGCCGGGTCAATACGGCGCAACCAGCCAGCAACACCGAACAAGCAATCTGA
- a CDS encoding NAD(P)/FAD-dependent oxidoreductase: MNPTTLCQRALTMCISCFFLAACGPKMSDFEPNTSYWFKEKPAEESAPLAQDLKVDIAIIGGGYSGLSSAWHLAKANPSLKIAIFEAKQVGSGASGRNGGMVLPGSEVMDLYEEGEASKRHYDLTVASMHKLQALVESTGIDADMRLDGYVEAILDEEDIPEYRDYVKTANRLGIPLQYWNADTTEEKLGTDRYAGAVYDPNGGQVHAMKLVNALHKAVEQAGVTIYEQSPVLGIKEGKQIELNVANKYKVTADSIVLATNGYTSKLGYFSGRVFPVHAQSAVTEPLTRDQLNAIQWQSRMPFYDTRNILFHLVLTPDNRIVIGGGNAEYVFNDGLNYKGDLNRVSAMMMKELVTLYPALKGIKFEQVWDGVLGMTGDSTEAVGVMGEHKNIYYALGYNGHGINLSFLFGDIVASLYQGKEHPWFNHAEQTLPMWLPPEPFKSIGVKSALMYYQWQDKGYDQ, from the coding sequence ATGAACCCGACCACCCTCTGCCAACGAGCGTTGACCATGTGTATCAGCTGTTTTTTCCTCGCCGCCTGCGGCCCCAAAATGAGCGACTTTGAGCCCAACACCAGCTACTGGTTCAAGGAGAAACCGGCAGAGGAGAGTGCCCCGCTGGCACAAGATCTGAAGGTGGATATCGCCATCATAGGTGGCGGCTACAGCGGCCTCTCCAGCGCCTGGCATCTGGCAAAGGCCAATCCGTCGCTCAAGATTGCCATCTTCGAGGCCAAACAGGTCGGCAGCGGCGCCTCGGGCCGCAACGGCGGCATGGTGCTGCCGGGCTCCGAGGTGATGGATCTCTATGAAGAGGGGGAAGCGAGCAAGCGCCACTATGATCTGACGGTCGCCAGCATGCACAAGCTGCAAGCACTGGTTGAATCGACCGGCATCGATGCCGATATGAGGCTCGATGGTTATGTGGAGGCGATCCTCGATGAGGAGGATATTCCCGAGTACCGCGACTATGTAAAAACCGCCAATCGCCTCGGCATCCCGCTGCAATACTGGAACGCCGACACCACCGAAGAGAAACTCGGCACCGACCGCTACGCAGGCGCCGTCTACGACCCCAATGGCGGTCAGGTACACGCCATGAAGCTGGTCAACGCCCTGCACAAGGCGGTGGAGCAGGCGGGCGTCACCATCTATGAACAGAGCCCGGTTCTCGGGATCAAGGAGGGGAAGCAGATCGAACTGAACGTGGCCAACAAGTACAAGGTGACCGCCGACAGCATAGTGCTGGCGACCAACGGCTACACCTCAAAACTTGGCTACTTCAGCGGCCGGGTCTTTCCGGTACACGCCCAGAGCGCCGTGACCGAACCGCTTACCCGGGATCAGCTCAACGCCATCCAGTGGCAGAGCCGGATGCCCTTTTATGACACCCGCAACATCCTGTTTCATCTGGTGTTGACCCCGGACAACCGGATCGTCATCGGCGGTGGCAATGCCGAGTACGTCTTCAACGACGGCCTCAACTACAAGGGAGACCTCAACCGGGTCAGCGCCATGATGATGAAGGAGCTGGTGACACTCTATCCGGCCCTCAAGGGAATCAAGTTTGAACAGGTGTGGGACGGGGTACTCGGCATGACCGGCGACAGCACCGAAGCGGTGGGGGTGATGGGAGAGCACAAGAACATCTACTACGCCCTCGGCTACAACGGCCACGGCATCAACCTCTCCTTCCTGTTTGGCGACATTGTGGCCAGCCTCTATCAAGGCAAGGAGCACCCCTGGTTCAACCACGCCGAGCAGACGCTGCCGATGTGGCTACCGCCGGAGCCATTCAAGTCAATCGGCGTCAAGTCGGCCCTGATGTACTACCAGTGGCAAGACAAGGGCTACGACCAGTAA